In the genome of Tursiops truncatus isolate mTurTru1 chromosome 21, mTurTru1.mat.Y, whole genome shotgun sequence, one region contains:
- the ZFP42 gene encoding zinc finger protein 42 homolog — MDQKLKKREKTLGQKGLGRRAVSGDKSPPAPQKPPDTTWTLCDEEVCYETSFRVVEEDSFSDCYIECIIRGEFSEPIMEEDSLLKSFDCLKQGSEQELSQQVLTASSLLERSLEYMKKGAKQELPQQFGGENSLLESSEYMTGKKLPPGEIPSIDFSDPKQLTECTKMKPSTNKEYDAPEKIVCPESGCIREFKNRASLRKHLRVHSPRDHVCAECGKAFKESAKLKRHFLVHTGEKPFPCTFEGCGKRFSLSFNLRTHVRIHTGEKPFVCPFEGCLKKFIQSNNMKAHLLTHAKAKMSQ, encoded by the coding sequence ATGGACCAGAaactgaagaaaagggaaaagacacTTGGCCAGAAAGGCCTTGGTAGAAGAGCTGTCAGTGGGGACAAGTCACCGCCAGCCCCGCAGAAACCTCCTGACACGACGTGGACCTTATGTGATGAGGAAGTGTGCTATGAGACTAGCTTTCGGGTTGTTGAAGAGGATTCCTTCTCTGACTGTTACATAGAATGCATAATAAGAGGTGAGTTTTCTGAACCTATCATGGAAGAGGACTCACTTCTTAAGTCCTTTGACTGTCTGAAACAAGGATCAGAACAAGAGCTTTCTCAACAGGTTCTTACGGCAAGCTCACTTCTTGAACGTTCCTTGGAATACATGAAAAAGGGGGCAAAACAAGAACTTCCTCAACAGTTTGGTGGAGAGAATTCACTTCTTGAGTCTTCTGAGTACATGACAGGCAAGAAGCTTCCTCCTGGAGAAATACCCAGCATTGACTTTTCAGATCCTAAACAGCTCACAGAATGTACTAAAATGAAGCCAAGTACAAATAAAGAATATGATGCTCCAGAAAAAATTGTTTGTCCTGAGAGTGGATGTATAAGAGAGTTCAAGAATAGAGCATCCCTGAGAAAGCATCTCCGAGTTCATAGTCCCCGAGATCACGTATGTgcagaatgtgggaaagccttcaagGAGAGCGCAAAACTAAAAAGACATTTTCTGGTTCATACCGGAGAGAAGCCATTTCCGTGTACTTTTGAAGGGTGCGGAAAACGTTTTTCCCTGTCCTTCAATTTGCGTACACATGTGCGCatccacactggggagaaaccttTTGTATGTCCCTTTGAAGGCTGTCTCAAGAAGTTTATTCAGTCAAATAACATGAAAGCGCACCTCTTAACTCATGCAAAGGCCAAAATGAGTCAatga